DNA sequence from the Streptomyces sp. MST-110588 genome:
CGAGAACAACACGATCAAGATCTGCGATGTGCCGCACTCGGGCGTCACCGTGCAGCGCGGGCACACCCTGGACGGGCTGGGCAAGTACTACCGCCAGACCATCGAGGAGTCCCAGGAGACCCCGGTCGACATCGTGCAGGTCCTCAAGGACAAGCAGGTCGACGTTCTGGTCTGCTACCTCCCGGTCGGCTCCGAGGACGCCGCCAAGTACTACGCCCAGTGCGCCATCGACGCCAAGGTCGCTTTCGTCAACGCCCTCCCGGTCTTCATCGCCGGCACCAAGGAGTGGGCGGACAAGTTCACCGAGGCCGGTGTGCCGATCGTCGGGGACGACATCAAGTCCCAGGTGGGCGCCACGATCACGCACCGCGTGATGGCCAAGCTGTTCGAGGACCGCGGTGTGATCCTGGACCGCACGATGCAGTTGAACGTCGGCGGCAACATGGACTTCAAGAACATGCTCGAACGGGAGCGCCTGGAGTCCAAGAAGATCTCCAAGACGCAGGCCGTGACCTCGCAGATCCGCGACCGCGAGCTGGGCGAGGACAACGTTCACATCGGTCCGTCGGACTACGTGTCCTGGCTGGACGACCGCAAGTGGGCCTACGTACGCCTGGAAGGCCGGGCCTTCGGCGAGGTCCCGCTGAACCTGGAGTACAAGCTTGAGGTCTGGGACTCTCCCAACTCCGCGGGCATCATCATCGACGCGCTGCGCGCCGCGAAGATCGCCAAGGACCGCGGGATCGGCGGGCCGATCCTCTCCGCCTCCTCGTACTTCATGAAGTCCCCGCCGGTGCAGTACTTCGACGACGAGGCGCGGGAGAACGTCGAGAAGTTCATCAGGGGCGAGGTCGAGCGCTAAGCGCCCGCCGCTCACCTCTGCACCTCCACCTCCCCGCAGGCCCCCGGACATCCGACCGGGGGCCTGCGGGCTGTGTGAGGCTGTGGACCATGTCCGTTGTGCGTGACCTCCGCATACTGCTCACGTTGCGCGACTTCCGCTCCCTGCTGTCCGTGCGGCTCCTCTCCCAGGCCGCCGACGGCGTCTACCAGGCCGCGCTCGCCTCGTTCGTCGTCTTCACCCCGGAGAAACAGGCGACTCCCGCCGCCATCGCCACCGCCATGGCCGTCCTGCTGCTCCCCTACTCACTGCTGGGGCCTTTCGCCGGGGTTCTGCTGGACCGCTGGCGACGCCGCCAGGTCCTGCTGTACGGCAATCTGCTGCGCACCGCACTCGCCCTCGGCACGGCCGCGCTGATCGTCGCCGAGGTTCCCGACTGGCTGTTCTACGCCTCGGCGCTGTCCGTCACGGCCGTCAACCGCTTCGTCCTGGCCGGGCTTTCGGCCGCCCTGCCGCGCGTCGTCGACGATGTGGACAGACTCGTCATGGCCAACTCCCTCTCCCCGACGGCCGGAACTCTCGCCACCACGGCCGGCGCCTCCCTGGTCTTCCTCGTACGGCTCCTCGGCATCCGTTCCAACGCCCTGGTCGTGGTGCTCGGCGCGGCTCTGTACCTCTGTGCCGCCCTCATGGCGCTCCGTATGTCTCCGGCGCTGCTCGGGCCCGACCGCACACGCCCTCGACCGGCCCTGGTGGCGTCGGTGTCGATCACCGCGCACGGCCTGGCCGCCGGGCTGCGCCACCTCGCGGAGCGCCGTACCGCCGCCCAGGCGCTGGCCGCCATGACGGTGCTGCGCTTTTGTTACGGAGCCCTGACGGTCATGGTCCTGATGCTGTGCCGGTACGCCTGGTCCGACAACGCCTCCGAGGGGCTGGCTCTCCTCGGTCTGGCCGTCACCGTCTCGGGCGCCGGCTTCTTCGCGGCGGCCGTACTCACTCCCTGGGCGACGGCCCGCCTGTCCCAGCTCGGCTGGATCGCGGCCTGCGCCGGTTCCGCGGCGGTCCTGGTACCGGCCCTCTCCCTGTTCTTCGTCCCCGGGCCGATGCTGGCCGCCGCCTTCCTCCTCGGACTGGTCAGCCAGGGAGCGAAGATCGCCACGGACACCGTCGTCCAGTCCTCGGTCGAGGACGCCTTCCGCGGCCGGAGCTTCGCCCTGTACGACGTGCTGGTCAACGTGGCTTTTGTCGCCGCGGCGGGAGTGGCGGCCCTCATGCTGCCGCCGGACGGACGATCCCCTTTCCTGCTCGGTGTCGTCACCTGCCTCTACGCGGCCGTCGCCGTCACAGTCGCCCGTTTTGCACGGAGACAGGCGCCCACACCGTGAGGGGCCCCTACCGCGCGCTTCGGCGATCCACCGCGACCCGATACGTTACGGAGCGTCCATCACACGCCGACAGGCACCATCTTCAGGGGGACTCCCATGAGCACGCCGCCGCCTCCGCAGGGGCAGAATCCGTACGGGCAGGCCCCGTACGGGCAGCAACCGTACGGACAGAGCCCGTACCCGCAGGCTCCGTACGGACAGCCTCAGGGCGGTTACGCGTACCCACCGCAAGGCCAGTACATGCAGCAACCGCAGCCGGGTTACCCCCAGGCGCCGCAGCCGTACATGCCTCCGGGCGGGGCACCGGTTCCTCCGCCACCTGCCCGTAAGGGAGTATCGCCCAAGATCATCCTGAAGGGGGCCATCGCCGTCATAGCCGTGATCGCCCTCGCCGTCGGATGGTTCGCCACCAGGGACGACGCCGACCAGGCCAAGGTCGGCGACTGCATGAAGAACAACGGCAACCAGATCAACCCGGACCTTCAGATCGTGGACTGCGGCACTGCGGATGCGCAGTACAAGGTGAAGGAAGTCCACAACGACACCACCGACCAGAAGGTCTGCCCCGCTGGCACCACCGCCTATGCGGAGAGCCAGCACCGCAGGCGTCGCGCGGACACCAGGTTCGTCCTCTGCCTGACCGATGCGAAGTCGAGCTGAGCGAACGTCTCCGAGGTGACGCGGAGGCGTTGTTTCACGTGAAACACGGTCGTCGACAGACCACCGGTTTCACGTGAAACCTCGGCCTTCTCAGCTCCGGGCGGCCCACCATTCCTTGAGCGCGGCGATCGCCGCTTCTCGTTCCATCGGCCCGTTCTCCAGCCGAAGCTCAAGCAGATGCTTGTACGCCTGACCGACCTCCGGGCCCGGAGCCAGGCCCAGGGTTTCCATGATGTCGTTGCCGTTCAGGTCGGGCCGGATCGAATCCAGTTCCTCCTGTTCCTGCAACCGCGCGATGCGCTCTTCCAGCCCGTCATACGCCCGCGACAGAGCGTTGGCCTTGCGCTTGTTGCGGGTGGTGCAGTCCGAGCGGGTCAGCTTGTGCAGTCGCTTCAACTGCGGACCGGCATCCCGTACGTAGCGGCGGACCGCGGAGTCGGTCCACTCGCCCGTTCCGTACCCGTGGAACCGCAGATGCAGTTCCACCAGCAGCGACACGTCTTTGATCATGTCGTTGGAGTACTTCAGAGCGGTCATCCGCTTCCTGGTCATCTTCGCTCCCACGACCTCGTGGTGATGGAAGGAGACCCGGCCGTCCGGCTCGAAGCGACGCGTCTTCGGCTTGCCGATGTCGTGCAGCAGCGCAGCCAGCCGAAGGATCAGGTCAGGCCCGTCCTCTTCGAGGTCGATGGCCTGCTCCAGGACCGTCAGCGTGTGCTCGTAGACATCTTTATGACGGTGATGTTCGTCACGTTCCAGCCGCAGTGCGGGCAGCTCCGGCAGCACCCGGTCGGCGAGCCCGGTGTCGACCAGCAGCTTCAGCCCCTTGCGGGGGTGGGATGCCTTGATCAGCTTGTTCAGCTCATCCCGGACCCGTTCCGCGGAGACGATGTCCAAACGCTCCGCCATGGCCGTCATCGCGTCGACGACCTCGGGGGCCACCTCGAAGTCGAGCTGCGCGGCGAACCGGGCCGCACGCATCATCCGCAGCGGGTCGTCGGAGAAGGACTCCTGCGGCGTGCCCGGGGTACGCAGTACCCGTGCGGTCAGGTCTTCCAGGCCACCGTGCGGGTCGATGAACTCCTTGTGCGGCAGCGCCACCGCCATGGCGTTGACCGTGAAGTCCCGGCGGACCAGGTCTTCCTCGATGGAGTCGCCGTAGGACACCTCGGGCTTGCGCGAGGTGCGGTCGTACGCCTCCGAGCGGTACGTCGTCACCTCGATGTCGAAGGAGTCCTTCTTGCAGCCGACCGTGCCGAAGGCGATCCCGACCTCCCACACCGCGTCCGCCCACGGCCGCACGATCTTCAGTACGTCCTCGGGCCGGGCGTCGGTGGTGAAGTCCAGGTCGTTGCCGAGCCGGCCGAGCAGGGCGTCCCGTACCGAACCGCCGACCAGGGCAAGCGTGAACCCGGCCTCCTGGAATCGGCGGGCCAGGTCGTCCGCGACGGGGGAAACCCGCAACAGCTCGCCGACGGCTCGGCGCTGCACCTGGCTCAGCGCGTTCGTCTGCTGCGGGGTCCGCTCGGTCTGCGGGGAGGAGAAGTCATCGTTGGCGTTCGGCACAACAGAACAGGGTACGTGGCCACGCCGTGCGAGACCTCCCGTCAGCAAGGGCACGACCGGTTCGGCCGACAACCCAAGTGATCACGTGGCGCGGTCCGCAGCACTTAGCCGCAGCGGGCCTCGTTACCATTCGTGGACGCACATTCCGACGACCACTGACGACGACGAGGGACGGGCGAACGCGTGGCCGAGGCGGCAGGGTTCCAGGAGACTGAACGGCCGCGCGGTCGATGGCTGCGACGCACCGCGGCGCTGCTCGCCGGCGCCCCCCTCCTGGCGGGGCTGCTGCAGACCCCGGCCACTCCCGCCCGCGCGGTCAGCGGCTCGCGCACCGTCGATGTCGCCATCGACTCCCTCACCCCCTCCACCCCGGCCAAGGACGGTTCCGTCACCGTCTCCGGCACCCTGACCAACAAAGGCGACACCCCGGTCACGGACGCGCACGTCGGTCTGCGGGTCGGCCCGGAGATCGACAGCCGCAGTGCCATGGACAGCGCGGCCAAGCGCACCGGCTTCCTGCCCGGCGTGGACGGCCAGGAGGACAAGAAGCACACGGCGAAGGTCGCCGACCTCGCACCGGGCGTCAGCAGGAACTTCACCCTCCGGGTGCCCGTGAAGGATCTCGGCCTCGGTGGTGAGGGTGTCTACCCGCTCGGTGTCTCTCTGTCCGGCCAAACCCGCGACGAGCGGTACGAGCGGGTGCTGGGCATCGAGCGGACCTTCCTGCCCTGGCAGCCGTCAGGTGCCGGCAAGAAGACCAAGCTCACCTACCTGTGGCCGCTGATCTCCGCCACCCACCTCACGGCCGAGACCGACGCCGCCCAGACTCCCGTCTTCCGCAACGACGACCTGGCGTCGGAGATCGCCCCCGGAGGCCGGCTCCAGCAGCTCGTCGCGCTCGGCAAAGACCTCCCGGTCACCTTCGTCGTCGACCCGGACCTGCTCGCCTCCGTCGAAGCGATGACCGAGACGTACAAGGTCGAGGGCCCCGACGGTCCGGTGGCGGGCAAGAACCAGGCGGTCGCCAAACAGTGGCTGAACGACCTGGAGAAGGCTGTCAAGACGCACGAGGTCGTCGCGCTGCCCTTCGCCGACCCCGATCTGGCCTCGCTCGCCCACCACGGCAAGAATGTCCCCAGTGCTCTCGGTCACCTCGCGCCGGCCACCGAGCTTGCCGCCAAGACCGTGGAAACCATCCTGGGGTTCAAGCCGCGCACGGACTTCACCTGGCCCGCCGAAGGAGCGATCGACTCCTCGATCATCGACGTCGCCACCTCCGCCGGTGCCCACAACGTCATCACCCGCAGCGACAGCCTCCGGGAGAACGGCGGCCTGTCCTACACCCCGACGGCCGCCCGCCCCATCGGGGGCGGCAACACGGCCGTCGTCTCCGACGCACGGCTGTCCACCGCCTTCGAAGGCGACATGGCCAAGGCGCGGAACGCGACCCTCGCCGTACAGGAATTCCTCGCCCAGAGCCTGCTGATCAACCAGCAGGAACCGAACCGCCAGCGCAGCATCGTCGTCGCGCCCCAGCGCAGGCCCTCCACCACCCAGGCCCAGGCGATGGCCACGGCGCTGAACTCCCTGGCGTCGGGTGGCTGGACGCAGCCCCTGAACCTGAGCGAGGCGGCGAAGGCCGATCCCGATCCGGGGGCCACCCGCCAGGTTCCCGGCAGTGGTGCCTACCCGGGCTCTCTGCGCAAGCAGGAGCTCCCCGTCGACGCCTTCCGTGAGATCCAGGACACCAAGACCGCGCTGGACGACTTCACCGGTGTGCTCTCCGACCCCCGGCGCGTGGTGACACCCTTCGGCAACGCCGTCATGCGTGAGATGTCCACCGCGTGGCGCGGCGACGGCTCGGGCGCCACAAGGTTCCGCACGTCGGTGCGCAGCTACCTCGACGACCTGACCAAAAAGGTGCAGCTCATCCAGAAGTCGAACGCGACGCTCTCCGGGCGCAGCGCGACGATTCCGGTGACGGTCCAGAACAACCTGTTGCAGGGCGTCAAGGGCATGACGCTGGAACTGACCTCCTCGCAGCCCAACCGGCTCAACGCGGGCAAGCCCCAGGACATCAAGGTCGACGGCGGTCACAGCCAGTCCTTCAAGTTCGACACCACGGCGAACGCCAACGGTCCCGTACGGGTCACCGCCCAGCTCTACACCGCGGACGGCAAGCCCTATGGTGACGCGATGGTCTTCGAGGTGAACGTCACCGAGATCACCTCCACCGTGATGCTCGTCATCGCGGGCGGCGTCCTGCTGCTCGTCCTGGCCGGCGTCCGTATCTACCTCCAGCGCAAGCGCGCCGCGGCACACGGCACGGCGCAGGACGCCGACGACACCGCGCAGGACGCGGAGGGCACGGATACGAACGCCGGTGAAGACGGCGAGGACGGCAAGACCGGTATGGACGGGGATGAACCCGGGCAGCAGAGTGACCCGGCACCGGACACCGGTTCGCAAAGCTCGGACGCGTCCGGCTCAGGTGAGAAAGTGGACCGTTGATAGATGGCCGGGCCGGATGGCCGGGGACGGATGAGGTGGGGCAGCGATGAATGCGCCGTACGACGGTGACCGCGGCCGGGGCGCGAGCGACGACCCGGCGAGGCAGGTCCCCCCGCATTCCCAGGGGCCTTCGCCTTCCTCCCATGACCCCTACGTGCAGGACGCCTACTCCCACGACCCCTATCGCACGCAGGACCCCACGGCCCAGGACCCGGTGACCGAGGCGCTCTACGACCGGTCGGCACATCCCCCGCCGCCGCCCGGGCAGCAGCCGCAGCCGCTCTACCAGCAGCCGCCCCCGCCCCAGCACCGTCCCGATCCCCAGGTGTGGGCACCGCCCCCGCCGCCCGAGCCGCAGGGTCCCACGCGCCATCTGCCGTACGGTGACGACGCTGCGACGACGCAGTTCGTGGGCGTGGACGACCTGATCACCCACGCCGCCGACGAGCGGCCCGGACAGGACGCCTTCGCGCACCTCTACCGCGACCAGCAGCCCTACCAGCCGCGCGGACACAAGGCGCCCGAACAGGGACCTCAGGGACCGCAGCAGGAGCCTTGGGGACCGCACCAGGCAGCCGTGGCGGCCCAGCAGGGCCCCGTGGCTCCGCAGCAGGAGCCCGTCCCGGAGACGGCGGCCGTTCCCGAACCGCCGGCCGCCGCCGCACCCGCCAAGTCCTCCGGCGGGCGGGCCGGCAGTCTGCTCAAGTCCAGCGCCGTCATGGCCGCCGGCACGATCGTCTCCCGCCTCACCGGTTTCGTCCGCTCGGCGCTGATCGTCGCCGCGCTCGGTGGCGCGGTCCTCGGTGACGCCTGGCAGGTCGCCTACACCCTGCCGACGATGATCTTCATCCTGACCATCGGCGGCGGCCTGAACTCCGTCTTCGTCCCGCAGCTCGTCCGCGCGATGAAGGAGGACGAGGACGGCGGCGAGGCCTACGCCAACCGCCTGCTGACGTTGGTGGTCGTGGTGCTGGGGGTGCTGACGGTCGCGGCCGTCCTCGCGGCACCGCTCCTGGTGAAGCTGGTCTCCTACCCCATCTCCCGCGACCCGGCGGCCAACGAGGTCGCCGTCGCCTTCACCCGCTTCTGCCTCCCCACGATCTTCTTCATGGGCATGCACGTGGTCATGGGCCAGATCCTCAACGCCCGTGGCCGCTTCGGCGCGATGATGTGGACCCCGGTCCTGAACAACATCGTCATGATCGCCACTTTCGGACTGTTCCTGTGGGTCTACGGCTCCGCCAAGACCTCCCACATCGGCGTCACCACCATCCCCGACGAAGGCATCCGGCTGCTGGGCATCGGCACTCTGCTGGGACTGGTCGTCCAGGCGCTGGCGATGATCCCGTACCTCCGGGACACCGGATTCAAGCTCCGGTTGCGCTTCGACTGGCGCGGCCACGGCATGGGCAAGGCCGCCAAGCTCGCCAAGTGGACGGTCCTGTTCGTCCTCGCCAACCAGGCCGGCGTCCTGGTCGTCACCCAGCTCTCCACCTCCGCCGGTGACACCGCCGCACAGAGCGGCCATCCCGGCACGGGCTACATCGCCTACGCCAGCGCCCAGCTCATCTGGAACATGCCGCAGGCCATCATCACCGTCTCGGTCATGGCCGCCCTGCTGCCCAGGCTGTCCCGCTCGGCCCACGACGGGGACACCGGAGCCGTCCGCGACGACCTGTCCCAGGGCCTGCGCACCTCCGCGGTCGCCATCGTCCCGCTGTCCTTCGGCTTCCTGGCCATCGGCGTGCCGCTGTGCACCCTGATCTACGGTTCCTCGGGCGCCGGCGTGTCGATGGGTTACATGCTGATGGCTTTCGGGGTCGGCCTGATCCCCTTCTCCGTGCAGTACGTCGTCCTGCGGGTTTTCTACGCGTACGAGGACACCCGCACGCCCTTCTACAACACGGTGATCGTCGCCGCCGTCAACGCCGCCGCCTCCGCCGTCTGCTTCTTCCTGCTGCCCGCCCGGTGGGCCGTGGTCGGCATGGCCGCCTCCTACGGTCTGGCGTACGTCATCGGTGTCGGCGTGGCGTGGCGCCGCCTGCGCAAGCGGATGGGCGACGACCTGGACGGCGCTCACGTCGTGCGTACGTACGCACGACTGGCCGGTGCGAGTATTCCCGCAACCCTGGTCTCGGGCGCCATCGTGTACGTCATCATGAAGGCGCTCGGCAGCGGGCTCCTCGGCTCGCTCGCCGCGCTGGCAGGTGGCCTCACCGCACTTTTGGTGATCTTCTACGTGGCCGCGAGGAAAATGCGCATCGAAGAACTGAACGCCATGGTCGGCATGGTGCGCGCCAAGCTGGGGCGTTGACCACCGCAACCATCGACCGCCACCGTGTGTCGTGCATAGTGGCGGACTGTGGGCACAATTGTCGTGGCTCTTAGAGCCTGCAACGGATGGGGAGGCAGGAACGACGGTGGCGGAACGGAGCACGGCTGCCGTCGACGTGGCCGACACGAGCGGTGAGGAACCGCTGACCGCCAAGGCGGGCAAGGCCACGGACGACGGTGCGGAGGCCGAGAGGGTAGCCGGCACACACAAGGAGACCGCACGCCCCGACGAACGCAGCGCCACGACAGGCAGAACACAGCCGCCGGACCTGCACAGCGGGCACAAACTCGCCAAGCGCTATCGACTCGAAGAATGCGTCACCCGTCTGGACGGATTCAGTAGCTGGCGCGCGGTCGACGAGAAACTGCGCCGTGCCGTCGGCGTCCACGTCCTGCCCGCCGACCACCCGCGTGCCCGCCCCGTCCTGTCCGCCGCCCGCTCCGCGGCGCTTTTGGGCGACCCCCGTTTCGTGCAGGTCCTGGACGCCGTCGAGGAGAACGACCTCGTCTACGTCGTGCACGAGTGGCTGCCCGACGCCACCGAACTCACCACCATCCTGGCGAACGGGCCACTGGAGCCGCACGAGGCCTATCAGCTCGTCAGCCAGGTCTCCCAGGCCATGACCGCCGCCCACCGGGAAGGGCTGTCCCATCTCCGGCTCACCCCCGGTTCGGTGCTGCGCACCGAGTCCGGGCAGTACCGCATCCGTGGTCTGGCCGTCATGGCCGCGCTGCGCGGCATCACCAGTGACCAGCCCCAGCGCACCGACACCGAGGCGATCGGCGCCCTGCTGTACGCCGCCCTGACCCAGCGCTGGCCGTACGAGAACGACGCGTACGGCCTGTCCGGGCTGCCCAAGGACCTGGGGCTGATCCCCCCCGACCAGGTACGCGCGGGAATCCATCGCGGCCTGTCCGAACTGGCCATGCGGGCCCTGGTCAACGACGGCGCCACCGCCTCCCGTCAGGAACAGCCCTGCTCCACGCCCGAGGAACTGGCCAAGGCCGTCGCGGCCATGCCGCGCATCCGGCCGCCGGAGACCTCCTTCACCGCCCCGCCGCCCTACCAGCGCACGGCCTACCAGCAGGGCTCCTACGGCCCGGTTCCGTCCCGCAACGGGCAGCCGGCCGCTCCGGTCACCACGCAGGTGCCCTCGCCGCCGCCCCCACTGCAAAGCCGTACCGGCAAGGCCCTCAAGTGGAGCGTCTCGGCGCTACTCATCGCAGCGCTGGGCCTGGGAAGCTGGCAGCTCGCCGACACTCTGCTGAAGAGCGAAAATCCCAGCACCCCGCAGGAGAATTCCGGCTCCGAGCGCACCAGCGAGAAGCGGCCCGCACCCAAGCCCCTCGCCATCGCGCACGCGACGGAGTTCTCCCCGCAGAACGCGGTCACCGGTAAGCAGCCCGAGAACGCCGTGGACGGCGATCCGAGCACCGCATGGGTGACCAAGCGATTCAGGGGATGGGCGAACTTCGGCAATCTTTCGGACCGCAAGGACGGCAGCGGCATCGTCGTCGACCTCGGGAGCGTGAAAGAGGTGGCCGGCGTCCAGGCCCGCATGTACCAGCCGGGACAGACGGCCGAAATCCTCGCCGCCTCCCCGGATGCGTCGAACCCGACGTCGCTGAGCGACTTCCCGCAGCATCTGACCAAGTCGGAAAGAGCCGGCGACCAGCTCACCGTGAAGCTGGACAAGCGGGTGCGCACCCGGTACATCCTGATCCACATCACTGAACTGCCCGGTGATGGAAGCGGTGAGTGGTACCGGGGCGGCATCTCGGACATCAAAGTCACCGGATGACCTTGTTCTGACGAGCCGTACGGAAACGGACACAACAGCCGTGCCGACGGCAAGACGCGCGCCGGCGGCACTGCGAAGGCTCACTGAGGTGGATAGTGTGGTGCCGATCGGCTCGCGCGAATCCTGGAGGAGCCGTCTCCGGGGGAGGGGGTCTTCTACGTGGGTCTGCTCGGAGACTCCAGCGATCAGGACCTCCTCGCGCGCCACGTGGCCGGTGATCCGGATGCTTTCGGGGAGATAGTCCGGCGCCACCGCGACCGGCTCTGGGCGGTGGCGCTGCGCACCCTGGGGGACCGTGAGGAAGCGGCCGACGCGGTCCAGGACGCCCTGGTCTCCGCCTACCGTGCCGCCCATACCTTTCGCGGCCAGTCCGCCGTCACCACTTGGCTGCACCGCATCACGGTCAACGCCTGCCTGGACCGGGCCCGTAAAGCCGCCTCCAGGCGTACCTCGCCCGTCGCTGAGACGGAGCGCCTGGAACAGTTGCTGGAACCGCACGAGTCCGCTGCCGTCCCGGCCGAGCGCCAGGATCTGTACCGGGAACTTCTCAGCGCACTGCGTACCCTCCCCGAAGAGCAACGTGCCGCGCTCGTCCTCGTTGACATGCAGGGTTATCCCGTGGCCGAAGCCGCGGCGATACTCGACGTCCCCGCCGGTACGGTCAAAAGCCGATGTGCACGCGGCCGTGCCCGGCTGCTCCCTTTGGTCACCCATCTGCGTCCGGAGCAAGGGGATAACAGACCCGCAGGTGGGGGAAGGAACCGGGCGCAGGGGACATCCGTCCCACAGGCGGCAGGGCCGAAGGACACAGATGCCGTGAAGGGCGGAGGTGGGCGAGCGTGACATCCACGACCGACACGGACGAGCACCCGGAGGTCTCGGAGATCTCCGCAATGACCGACGGACTCCTCCCGCCCTCACGCACCGCGGTACTCCGTAACCACCTCGCGCACTGTGAGCTGTGCGAGGACGTCCATGCCTCCCTGGAGGAGATCCGGGGACTGCTGGGGACCCTCCCCGGCCCGGCCCGTATGCCCGCCGACGTGGCGGGGCGGATCGACGCCGCCCTGGCGGCCGAAGCCCTGCTCGACTCCACTGCCCCGACTTCGGGCAGCTCCGTTTCACGTGAAACGCCGGTCGCCGCTGTGGACTCTGTTTCACGTGAAACAGTCCTTCGCACCCCCGGGACCGACAGCGGCGCCGCCACCCGGCCGCCTGGACAACCCCGTGCGACCACCGGGCCGGGCCGTCCGGCCCCCGCGTCCCGGCGCCGCGTGCGGCGCTGGCCCAGGGTGCTGCTCGGCACGGCAGTGGCTGTGGCCGTACTCGGCGTCGGCGGGGCCATCCTTCGCGGTGCCGTTGCGCCGGATGGCCACAGTGATGCGTACGCCTCCAAGGCGCCTCAGAAGAGCAGCGGCAGCCCGAGTCCGTCGGGGCTCACCTCGGCGACGGTCGAGACGCAGGTGCACCACCTTCTCGCCTCCTCCGGCAGGAAGAAGACACCGGAAGTCGGCACGCGCAGCACGCCCTCCTCCCCGCTCCGGGACGAGGCCGCCACCGTGCCTTCCTGCGTCCAGCGGGGCACCGGCCGCACCGACCTCCCACTGGCTTCCACCCGTGAGACCTACGAGGGCAAGGACGCCTATCTCGTCGTCCTGTCGCATCCGTCCGACCCGTCCCGGGTCTCCGTCTACGTCGTCGCCGCCTCCTGTGTCACCGCCTCGCCCCCTGCTCCCGGCAAGGTCCTGCTGTTCCGTTCCTACGCACGGGACTGAACCGGCCGGGGTCCGCCGCGGCACCACGGGAATGCTCGCCCCGTAGGATCCGTTGGGTGGGGTGAGAGTTCACAGAGAGCCCCAGCAAGCAGTCGGCAGAGACAAGGAAGACACCCGTGAGCGACGTCCGCAACGTGATCATCATCGGCTCCGGGCCCGCGGGCTACACCGCCGCGCTCTACACCGCCCGTGCCTCCCTCAAGCCGCTGGTCTTCGAGGGCGCCGTGACCGCCGGTGGCGCGCTGATGAACACCACCGAGGTGGAGAACTTCCCCGGCTTCCGGGAAGGGATCATGGGCCCGGACCTGATGGACAACATGCGCGCCCAGGCCGAGCGCTTCGGTGCCGAACTCATCCCGGACGACGTCGTCTCGGTCAACCTCACCGAGGACATCAAGACCGTCACCGACAGCGCCGGCACG
Encoded proteins:
- the murJ gene encoding murein biosynthesis integral membrane protein MurJ; this translates as MNAPYDGDRGRGASDDPARQVPPHSQGPSPSSHDPYVQDAYSHDPYRTQDPTAQDPVTEALYDRSAHPPPPPGQQPQPLYQQPPPPQHRPDPQVWAPPPPPEPQGPTRHLPYGDDAATTQFVGVDDLITHAADERPGQDAFAHLYRDQQPYQPRGHKAPEQGPQGPQQEPWGPHQAAVAAQQGPVAPQQEPVPETAAVPEPPAAAAPAKSSGGRAGSLLKSSAVMAAGTIVSRLTGFVRSALIVAALGGAVLGDAWQVAYTLPTMIFILTIGGGLNSVFVPQLVRAMKEDEDGGEAYANRLLTLVVVVLGVLTVAAVLAAPLLVKLVSYPISRDPAANEVAVAFTRFCLPTIFFMGMHVVMGQILNARGRFGAMMWTPVLNNIVMIATFGLFLWVYGSAKTSHIGVTTIPDEGIRLLGIGTLLGLVVQALAMIPYLRDTGFKLRLRFDWRGHGMGKAAKLAKWTVLFVLANQAGVLVVTQLSTSAGDTAAQSGHPGTGYIAYASAQLIWNMPQAIITVSVMAALLPRLSRSAHDGDTGAVRDDLSQGLRTSAVAIVPLSFGFLAIGVPLCTLIYGSSGAGVSMGYMLMAFGVGLIPFSVQYVVLRVFYAYEDTRTPFYNTVIVAAVNAAASAVCFFLLPARWAVVGMAASYGLAYVIGVGVAWRRLRKRMGDDLDGAHVVRTYARLAGASIPATLVSGAIVYVIMKALGSGLLGSLAALAGGLTALLVIFYVAARKMRIEELNAMVGMVRAKLGR
- a CDS encoding protein kinase family protein — protein: MAERSTAAVDVADTSGEEPLTAKAGKATDDGAEAERVAGTHKETARPDERSATTGRTQPPDLHSGHKLAKRYRLEECVTRLDGFSSWRAVDEKLRRAVGVHVLPADHPRARPVLSAARSAALLGDPRFVQVLDAVEENDLVYVVHEWLPDATELTTILANGPLEPHEAYQLVSQVSQAMTAAHREGLSHLRLTPGSVLRTESGQYRIRGLAVMAALRGITSDQPQRTDTEAIGALLYAALTQRWPYENDAYGLSGLPKDLGLIPPDQVRAGIHRGLSELAMRALVNDGATASRQEQPCSTPEELAKAVAAMPRIRPPETSFTAPPPYQRTAYQQGSYGPVPSRNGQPAAPVTTQVPSPPPPLQSRTGKALKWSVSALLIAALGLGSWQLADTLLKSENPSTPQENSGSERTSEKRPAPKPLAIAHATEFSPQNAVTGKQPENAVDGDPSTAWVTKRFRGWANFGNLSDRKDGSGIVVDLGSVKEVAGVQARMYQPGQTAEILAASPDASNPTSLSDFPQHLTKSERAGDQLTVKLDKRVRTRYILIHITELPGDGSGEWYRGGISDIKVTG
- the sigM gene encoding RNA polymerase sigma factor SigM; the protein is MGLLGDSSDQDLLARHVAGDPDAFGEIVRRHRDRLWAVALRTLGDREEAADAVQDALVSAYRAAHTFRGQSAVTTWLHRITVNACLDRARKAASRRTSPVAETERLEQLLEPHESAAVPAERQDLYRELLSALRTLPEEQRAALVLVDMQGYPVAEAAAILDVPAGTVKSRCARGRARLLPLVTHLRPEQGDNRPAGGGRNRAQGTSVPQAAGPKDTDAVKGGGGRA